GATTCCTCTTCATGGCGGTGGATAACAGGATGTTGGTGCTCAGAGGctggacagaaataaaactgaaactgtCCTGTGTGACACGTCAGCTAACGTAAAATACTCTGCTGTGCTTCTGAGAAGAGGAGTGAGCCCATCTGACTTCATTTATGCAAAGTAATGCTATGAGATGCAGTATGTAGATTTGTCGTCTCCTGCTGGAAACCAGCCAATTTACATATTCAACTCACTTCCTCACAACTACCTCTCTTGTTTGTCCAAAACCAAATGTTATGAGCACCAGCTGACTTTTTTATGCCCCCATCTtataataaaccaaacaaaacagcaacaacatgtgAGCAAAGCTGCAGGATTTATAAACCCACATCACTTTGGATTGGAGCATAaattaaggaaaaagaaaagcgtACTTATGTTTTAACCCCTTGCCGCTACTCTTGCAACGAGTAGTTAAATATctgtagtaaaataaataaataaaatttgacctCTGATTCTCCTCTGTCCAGTGTGTGTCAGTTTTTAGCTCGATGTCAAAGCCCAACAGGGGGGTTTGCCGGAGGGCCGGGGCAGCACGCCCACCTTGCACCCACCTATGCTGCTGTCAATGCCCTCTGCATCATCGGCACAGAGGAGGCCTACAGTGTTATAGACAGGTACTGTCATCACCACACAAGCACATTACTTTACcaaatggtggaaaaaaatgacattagtTCTGCAGACTTACAGATTTACGTCATCATATATGAGTTGTCAAACTTGCACATCTAGAGATGAATTTCCTTTGAAATCTCACAAATCACATCAGATCACATTAAATCTGAAGTGTTGTCATATTTAGGTCTTATGTAGTGAGTGTGAAATGTCTCCGGTTGATGTATTAGCTTATCAGCCACAATATTAAAACCTCCTGCCTGATGGTCAGCAGGTTCCCCATGGTGCTGCGAACAGCTCCGTAATGGATGGGACATGTTTTTCCAGCTTGAATTCTTTATCATATTTCTCAGAACATTCCTACATAATTATTTCAGCGTGGCAGTGAGCATAATCTCCCTTCAAGAGTTATCAAGCGTTATCAGAGAATATTGATACTCTAAATTGGGTCTATGTGGGCTGCAGCAATTATTGGGTGGTTAtatgtggaaaaaagaaagatccaGATGAATGCCAGGACTCTGGCTTGCCAACTTTCCAAGTCACCCTGCTACCAGAtcttccctcacacacacacacacacacacagctgtcaaCATTATGTGAAGTAAAACATGACTCATCAGACTAGATCACTTGCAAAGAGTGGATCCTTTCATGGTGGACACTCCATATGCTGGGGTTATGATGCTCAGGGTGACCAGATCCCAAACTAATGTAGGAATAAACTATTATTGTGTGAGACATCAAACAATGGTTTAAAGCTTTTATATCATTTATGAGAAAAATAgatgaaataaacaaatctcCATATAGGCAGGAGTCAGCTTATCTGTAACTACAGCTGCTGCGTTTGTCTACAGAGCGACTTGCACTGACTGCGTGCCACAACCAGCTTGTTGTATGTATTGTTGTGTTATCTGTCTGGTAATCATTGAGTTTCAGCTGGAATGCATCCATAGATCTgcacatatttgtttttttagccACATGTTTCCTGTGAGACTGTGCTGAGTCACTTCATAGATGCATCATTGAACATTAGAAATGATTGTCCTAAAAAACTTCAAGTCATTCCCCAGTTTGAActcattttccctttttttttgtgttgtttccaGGATATGCAGCCAAAATATACATAGTTTGTTCTAAATTTCTCTCACTAGGCATAAAAAATGGTGACAAATTTCCCAGCATTTGACACACATGTTTGCAGTTTTTCACCAATTTCAGTCCTTATGGTGGGAGCTTTTGGAAATGAGCCTAATCTTCGAAGCATGCATAATGCAGTGTTGACTTTTGGAAAATGAAGTCAATCAAAATGCAGAGCATTGCAGATGATGGCCTATTTGGGACACCTGGTCACACAAATGATGCGGTATTTGTTCTGACGCCAGTTTTCAGCTCAGATAAACACAACCAGCCCTCCCTCCGCTTAAGGCTGGAAACAGTTGTACTTCCTTAGATATTAATCATAATCACCTTTTATATTACAGGCATTTAGTAGACACTTTTCCCTTACTCCCACTTAAATAAGTGGataggcagtagcgttaagggtcatGCCTATGGACCCATCTGGAAGGTGTTGATGTTCGTCCCCTGGAGGATTCAAACTGGTGTCCCGCATGGGAGAAGgctgctctgccaactgagctatccagaagcttttattttttttttagagatgaCACAATATTACACATTTCATAGTTTCTCAGATCTGTACACTTTCAAGACTCAAGATTCTTTCTCTGTCATTCAAACAACCTTCCAGATACGTAGTGCCGTACGAAACTGCATTGTAACGGATcatagataaaaacagaaaaacaccatCAGCAACCAGAATCTGTGGCAGTTAAAAAGGAAATTAGTaagaaataacaataaatatgactaaaaatatctgtaaaaacaataaaataggAAAAACGATGttggtaaatatatatatatatatatatatatatatatattagtgctgaaATTTGCCCACTGTCAGTGGtcttaatgttgtggctgatcgACACACTGTCACATTTCAAAGCTTAAATACAGTAACAGTCATAATTTATGTCTTTAAATCCTTTTCACTCTTGAGTTTTTTGCAGAGGTTTATATAAtaactgcaacatttttacaGTCATGAAGGAACGCTGCAGGCATGTAGTgttaatgttatttaatctaATGAGAGTACCAGAAGATGGTGATTACATGCTTCCTTATTTATTACTCCACATTTTCTCTGCATGACTAACAGGATGAAAGTACTTATTTCCATTCATATTTCATTACTTGAAAGCGAATTTAAAGGGAAATTTTTTGATTTTGCGTTGATGCTCGAATGAATTTCAAGTAGTTAACACAGTTCCAcataatctttcttttttttttcccaccatgCTTTGGATCTCCTGTTTCCTTCCCCCGTTTTGCCAACCTTCTCCAGGGAGAAGCTGTTAGATTTCCTATGGTCAGTGAAGCAGCCAGATGGCTCCTTTGTGATGCACGTTGGAGGGGAGGTGGATGTCAGGTGAGAGCCCAGAATATAAATTCGTCTACTGCTTGTATTCTTTCcgcttttattttttccttccctccaggattagattttatttaatgagaTACACAGAAATGTCCATACAAGGCCAAATAAGATTTTTCCAgcctttctgtttatttattatgtttaagcCTAATTTGCATACTTGGTGTTTCCACTAAATAAGTAGAACTTTGTTGTTTAATGTAGTctttgctttgttgtgttttttttttattgctttttttgtgttgatagaaaataaaacacttgggTTTATTCTGTTTGAGTTGCTGTGAgcatgtgtttgtttctctctttgAATCTTTTACTTTGCAGAGTAAAATTTACTTTAACTCTCAGAGGTACTTGTTATTTATAGCTAACTAATTATAACTGAACTCTAttgagtttttattatgtattattcAGGCTTCGCTGTACTCGGACAGGTTTGCTTTTCAGTTTCTGTGGTAACtaatgttttttataaatgtcaGCTTCTAATAAGTCATGAAAAAGCCTTGTAATAAGAAATATCAGGGTTTACTCCAAGCTAATATTAATCACTCGTTTGATTTGgtaatatttgttgtttttggccatttaatctaatttaaacgtataaaaaaaaagacaatttattCATCGCATGGCTGTTATCTAAGTGTAACTTATATCATACAGTATATAGATCTTAAATTTCCCTAAATACACTCTTTCAAATACAAGAACGTGACTGCTGTAGTTTATCTTTACATTCATTATGCTCACCCCAGATCACACTTGCATGCATAcgtatatattattttataaatattttttcagaatagattttttaataattcttctTCTTAATAAGTCTCAACATTTCATAGCATTTACATAAAGTTTAAAATTGTCCACACAGCTGAAGGAAGGTAGCACGTTGTGAGATTTTGTGTGAATTCAGCTGgacaacaaacttttttttcacacataagATGTGGAATTTATCGTTTGAAGTGGTGGGGGTCAGGGCTGAATTTCTTAGGTGCATCACTGACAAAGTTCTGTGAGGCAAAATGACTCAGTTTCTTTATATATTCTGTATAGAATTGGTTGGTAATAAGAACATAAAACTAATTAAAGTGAGTCCATTTCTGATAGATCTGCTGTTAGActcatttaaaaagctgcagttttCATTCTCTATACGCATATggatatttatcttttaattatttaaaataaaactgaaacataaTGGATTTTTTACAGTTCATggttcagaaaaacaaaatgttaccCAAGATGACTTTATAGTGCAGACTGCTATCTAAGAAATGGATGTTTGTGTTTGGCCTGCTGGCATCTAAAAATACAAGATGAATGTAGTCAAGTCGAGTTCCTGCTCACCTACATCTCTCTTTGTCTTTATCAatctctgctttttatttatttctttaaacagGAGTGCTTATTGTGCAGCTTCTGTAGCATCACTCACAAACATCATCACAACCAAACTGTTCGAGGACACGACCAACTGGATCCTCAGGTGAGTAAAAACCAACCACAGCAGCTCAGTATAAAAGTCTCCTTTCTTACTGTTTCTCTATAATCCAGGATGAGGTTTTCCTCCTGTATAAGTGATTGTTTCTTTGGGCTCCAGGTGTCAGAACTGGGAGGGCGGTCTGAGTGGGGTTCCAGGTTTGGAGGCACACGGCGGTTACACTTTCTGTGGCACGGCCGCCCTCGTCATCCTCGGCAATGAGCATATGCTGGATCTCAAAGCCTTGCTAGTGAGTGACCTTCCTCCTTCGTTCTCTAACTTATCTTTGACCCGAGTCAAGGTTTTTCTAAAGATGCCATCATTATCGGGCACAGCCTTTGTACTTGAGTATTATCTATTTTCTTGtaaattaaagcagaaaagagatttcattctttttttttttcattgaagaGTGGCCTTTCCTTGTTTTGTCTCATTGTTGTCAGTGATGGAAAATGTCGTAGAATAACTGAGGTACTTTGCAGCTCAGCTCGGACAACAAACTTTCCATTGCTTCTCCAACAGTGGCTCAAGCTATCAGTGCAGGGGCAGTTTATTGATGTTTGCATTGAAATGCTTAAgtcattttctctcttctttagAAGCCGGGGATAAGAACGGCAGCCACAGAGCTTTATCATGGGTAAAGCTTTCTAGTTATGCTCAGAGATTCTGCTGCAGGGGAATAGCGTGACTCTCGGCTTATctagagaaaaaagagagataagTCTGTCACCAGCAgtctgctgcattttttttcttttacgtCTTTTTGAACACAGCTAGTGTGCAGTAAGTATGTTGGAGTATCAGGTTTCCGAAGCACTTTGTAGCACCTATTCAGTTAAAACTTAGTTTACATGTGACCTTGCAGGTCAAAAACGGAGTTATTAACTGGCCACATGGAGTTAGAGCTGCAGTAATTCtctcacagaaaagaaaattttctAAGCTGTAACCcccgcccacacacacacacacatatacacacaaacaccaagAGTTTTGCTCAGGCTGGAGCAGATGTTTGTCTTTGATGGTTCAGCAAAGGTTAGAAGTTTATCTCAGGTCGAGAAGTCGTGGTTTGTGTTCAACTTTTCATTGAAGCCGTCATAAAGACTTATTAACGATCACATCCACATTTTACTTTCTCTGAACTTGAAGCTAATATGGAAGCTTCaggaaaccagaaaaaaaacttttcaagtCCCTGGATTGTCAGTTAATATAGATATTTGGCATTTTTTTCACTAAGGTTACTAAATAAACAGCCTTAGAGTCTTTCAGAAATTTCACTGATAGCAGCTCACAGATTTGTTTGCTTTGAAATGTGTGTAAAACTAAAAagcttagaaaataaaaactcaaaagGCCAACTTGTGAGACTTTGCTGATTATCcaactgcagtttattactgcTACTTGCCTCATTTGACTATTGTTTATTAGCTGGCAGGCAAAGAGGAAGGGGAATGATTCCCATAAAGCAGGCTTTGTCTTTTCTCatcaaaaactaaaatttaacAGGAGCTTTTGGATCCTGTTGTGACTATATAAAGTATGTAAAAGCTGAAAGAGGCGTTTGTATGAAGGTATGAAGGAGCAACATGATGCTGTGACTTAGCTGTAGtggatccagctgcagtttagaTCGACGCTTTCGGCTCTTTAGATACGATGCTGTAGCTGTAAATGTCGGTACCTCAGTTTTGTTGGTGGGTAAGCTTGTGAAGCCTGGTTATTACCTCATATTTATGCCACATATTTTTGGACACATGCTGTCTGTCTGAGCCCGCGACCATGTACAGTCTGAAATGACATGCTGCCATTTAAATAGGGTAAATAAGCGTGGATCTGAGCGTGGATGGAAGAAATGTTCAGATGATGAAGTTAGCTTCTGATCTGTGATATATCTGTTTTTGTTATGTCTTACTTAAAAACTGCAAGGCTTGGGATGTTCATATCTTATAtgaattattcagaattatTCTACGGACCTGGTAGATTCATTGAATCGCAGtgcctgctttaaaaaaaaaaagtttaggttCTGGATAATTTTTTGCCTTAACCCCCGAGTTAAACTTCCTTCCTCCCTCTTCCACAGGCAGACTAGACTCCATCTCTTATTAAACCTAATATCCTATAATTACTAAATCAAAGCTTAGTGGACTGAATGTGTGTTGATTAGCAGTTGCCGTGGCAACTACAGTGCACATTCCTTCCcatttatgaaatattaaagcaTTGCTCTGCTTTGGCTTGACTTCCTGGTCCTATGGGACCCTGTGGGATTTCATCTCTGGTGTAAAGAGGAATTCCTCTAATGTGTAATTACTCTTTGAGGGAATCCCGGGTGTTAAAACAAGCTgaggtgtttttctgtgtttaacgtggtttttgtttcctcctctctttaGCGCTGGGTGGTCAGCAGACAGATGCGATTTGAAGGAGGTTTCCAAGGCCGCTGTAACAAACTGGTGGACGGGTGCTACTCCTTCTGGCAAGCTGGACTCTTGCCTCTACTCCACAGAGCCTTATTCAAAGAAGGTACTTCTTCATTTAGACTTGAAATAGTTTTACAAATGCAGTAATTCTGAAAGCTATTCTTGATTTATTccttaataaaaatgaagttcTTTTGACATCTTACATGTTTATTATGatcttaaagcaacactacatacgtttccgaccttaaaactggatttctttttttttttggtctaaactatggctaattcagcaaagaaatgcaagaggagaTTATTGGTggaagagaagagagaagaaaagaaagaaaaagtgactGATAGGACAAGAGTGAACATCTGGCTTttgctggctggagagagctcagagaagagacaggatgtaagACGGATGCTACCTTAGTCTCCGTTAGCGGGTGCCAAAGTGCGAAAACCTGCGTCGTTTAACTTTACAAGCTAAAACACAATCTTGTTTCTGAGGCATGATGCCACCTTTTGTGGTTACTATCATGAAAATAGCTGAAAGTGGTGATTCTCAGAAAATTTTCAGACCTGGTTTCTTCGCTTTACTttgatgtctttcttttttttcccccactaaACATACTTAATAGAGCTTGTTGTAATTATCACAGAGTAGATTCCTCCTGTAATTTACACAAGCCAGTAAAATGCATTATGTAACAGAGATGcgtgtctgtgtttgtgcaggAGAGTTGGAGCTGAGTCGGCAGCGGTGGATGTTTGAGCAGCAGGCTTTGCAGGAGTACATCCTCCTGTGCTGTCAGAATCCAGTAGGGGGTCTTCTGGATAAGCCTGGCAAGTCAGTACCCTGGTCacggtctcacacacacacacacacacacacacacatatatatatatatatatatatatatatataaagtgcTGCCAGCAGCACATATATGCACTTGGTACACAATTAAATTAATGTGTTTATATTCATGCATATCATTTATATGTCACCATTCTGGATGATGTCTTATGTTTCCAGGTCCAGAGACTTTTACCACACATGTTACTGCCTGAGCGGCCTCTCCATAGCACAGCATTTCGGAAACATGGACCTCCATCATGAGCTGGTCCTCGGCAAGGAGGAGAACAGATTGGTGAGCACGCAGCAGCGACTGGGACGgaggattgattttaaaatggattatttACTGAGACTGTTtaagtggcaaaaaaaaaattaattctggGAACTGCAAAGAATTTAAAAGGATATTTATGGCAGTATAAGAGGAATTTGCTTAAGAcacaatttgttttaatttactaCTTCATGTTTATGACATGGAAGAGTCCCACAAATCTTTCTTCAGGTTGGACTCAAATACGACAAACAGGGAAACAACTACTGTTGCTTTGATCAAAGGTCTAAAAGTTTTGTGAGCGGACTTAAAAGGATAAAATCCCTGATTTATCACACCTTGCTGCATGATTACCAGAGCAGCTGAACAGACTATGGCGTGGACCTATAGCTTTACAATTCAACAACAAAACTTTCGCATAGACAGATTACTGAGTAAGCAAAGAAGCCAAAGCAGACACAGTGCTCCTCATCTTATATCAGAAGTATCagaacagtaaaacaaacagaaaccatttaaaaacaggaaatgaaagagTTGAAAAAGAGCAAATAAATTACAAAGAAGCAaccagaaatattaaaaaagaaagaaagaaaaaaagcctcaAAGTTGCATACAATGATCACAAACAGATGCAAACTGGACAAAACTAGATGtaaacaaccacaaaaatccaaaaatgtccaatttaaaataaaaaacaacataaaaaaaaaaagcaaaaaagacaaaaacatggcACTAAGCTGCTACAAGTCTGGTTGCCAGTTAGGCTTTAActtcatagcatagcatagcaagTCAAATTGGGTCATCTACCTAAATCTACACTCCCAACACTGCTGATTCACTATTATTTCTGAAAACCTTTAACTTGGGCAGTTATGCTGTGAGGCTAATGACTTAATGTTTATCAGCAACACATCAGCTCCTCTCAGTGCAGCCAGGCATCATTtcagagaaatataaaaaaaaaaactgcggCAGATGCTTGTAGATGAGAAGCGATGGAAATGGCATGTAGTTTCTCCTGAGGATACGAGCGAAACCAATCATATTTTCCTGTTCCTCATGTATTACTGACACGCAGTTGGTTACAGTAAGTCTGCGTCATGCATCAGCTGCACACTCATGTTCAAAGGATCCAGCAGTGAGGgtgtgttttttgtaaagcTGATGTCAGAGACATGTTTTATAGTGACGGAAAGGAAAAGCCATCCCAgtgactgttttatttatttagttttttaaaccCCCATGAATATATAGATTTGAAATTCTGGGGGAACTACAGTTACACCCAAACCTGTTCAACCTGTCATTATCGGctacaaacaggaaatgaacaagaaaaaattTGATCAAACCCCTGTGGCAAAAAGATTGTTTTATCATCCTGTTCTGATTTTTAGGCTCCAACTCATCCAGTTTACAACATCTGTCCAGAGAAGGTGGCTCAAGCCCTGCAGCACTTCCTGCGGCTGCCTGTCCCCGACGACAACAGGCAGTCAGGAGCTTCTGCAGACACCAAACCAACACAACCTGCCGCcgctgctgcagcttcacctgGACCCCAGTCCTAGTTTGTCCTCTGAGGCATCACTGGGTGCAGGAACCAGCCAATTCTGAGGATGAGATTCAGAGGCTATCGTCCGGTCTAATGCGGACTATCAAGAGACCCGGCTAGATGACGGAGCCTCAGTGGAGATGAGGGCCGGGGTTTAAGAGTTTGCCTGAATCAGCGGATACAGATTTGCCTGGATGGTTTGTTTCAGCTGGATTTTTGCTTGTATTGCCTAAAGTTTTCCCTCTCTGACGTAAAAGTGTAACTTTCTAAGTTTTCTGACCTTAGTCAATAAAACTTTATACAGCATTTCTCATAATGGTTTTTATCAATGTTTTAAGGTAGTAAATAACTTGGTTTCTGACACGTTTTAGGACAAATTTAAGAAAGAGGCTTGAAAGACGAAAATAACCAGAGGCACTCAGAGCGTCCAGACCTCTGCTGGGctgttgttttctgtcaagTTGGAAGCTGTTCATTTATGATTGTAATTAACTGGCTTAGCCCAAAAATTTTACTtcagaaaacctttttttttttttacattaaaattaaaccatccaaaaaaaagatgattttagTAAACCTTTCTGGCTTAAATATTTTAGGAAACATTTAATGTGTCATGGTTGCTTTAGCCAAACGGGACATTACCTAATATGAGACGAGCAGCATAGTCGAGTGTAGTCCCAGGAAATACCAACTCGTTCATGCACTTCAGCACGGTCATGCAACGTTTTCACACGAGTTGGGTGCAATACATTTCAGTGTGGCATGGTGGCACTTTTAACATTCAGGTGATGCTTTGACTGCAGGCAATGGAAGCACATGAAAATCCATTAAATCAATTTTTCAACTAGTTACTCCGGCAACCTATacttttcaggatttttttcacACCTTGGCATGACAGTAACCACAGGGAGCACGTTAAAggataaaatagtttattttatagTCTTATTGTAAAGGTAGGCCTCAACTTGCAAGACAATTGTTGGCAGTATGTACAACATACCTGTAATTTCCATGGAATGGAATCAGACAAAGACCTACTACACTAATTATATCCTCCtaactggaaataaaatggaaacaatatacatacacacacttttccTAGAGACTCAAAATGCTTCCTTTTTTCCTTAGGGGGGGGGTTCAGcaacattgtttttaactgtgtaaAGCACAACACATGGACAGGAACTCATCTCAACTCCTTGTACTGCAAACATCAGGAGCTACCTTTGACATTCAATGCCTATCTCATACCCTTAAAGAAAACTGTGACaaagtggctttttttttctcctggacTTTTGTGACAACtacaaaatgcataaaatacTTAGGGAAAACCTTGAAAAACACCCAATCAATGCTTGTATAATAAAATAACGAGATGTCAAACGTATTCAGCCACCTAAAGTCATTCACTACTTCAAGCAAAAGGACAAAATACGATACAAATTCAGGAATATTTTCCTTCAAAACATCAATTCCAACAAAATgagttctcttttttttttttatcttgtggtAAAACATGTCAGGCAGAAAACATCTGCAATCCAGTGGGCCAGAGGTGGGTTTCACTAACATTTGCTTAAAGCATCTTTACATTCCTTAGTGGAAAAAGTAATCTAcaaatgtttgaatgtttttattttaaaaaggtgaACTGTTCCAGGACCATTTATCTAGGTGTGTGTGTCAATTCTAAACAGGTTTTTCTtaagaataacaaaaataaacaaaatgaaatatatatatattataaagcAGTGCTTAGAAGAGTACACCTGGTTCCCCCTTCTGCCCCAAACATTTACCTGGAGaagagggggcggggcttatTGAGGGTACAAAAAAAGCATCAAGTCCTTAAATAGCCAAGCTGCCTCTTTTTGAGTTTTGGATTGTTGTTGCTAAGGACACGCTGATGgagaaccagaaaaaaaacaaaaaacaaagagggGTGGGAAAGTCGGGGGCGGGTTGGACCTGAAGCTCTCTAGATAGACTGAAACAGTCGTCTTCCCCCCCTGCTTGCTTCTTCTCCCCAGTCGATAAAGATCAGCTGGAAGGACAGACGATTGTGGCGGTGGTGTGGGGACATTTCAGGGGACACGAGTCTCCAGTGCAAGCCCAACCAGAgatggaggagagaagaacAAGGACGGTGAGGAAAGCAGGGGCTGCTGTTGTCATTGACATGGAGAGGAAGGGTTGATGAGCTTCAAGAGCATTGAAGGCCGATTCCTctcaccctcccctgtgccccACCGCCTCCACCTTGGCCGGGTTTTAGCCACGGTCGGCTTTCTAGCTGGCCTCCACGCGAAGCTTCTTCCTGTTGGTTGGCTCCTCGGTCTCTGACTCAGAGCTGGAGTCAGACCCGCCGTCGAACGCCGACACGGCGCTGCCTTTGGGGTTGGTGTAAAGGCTGCTGTCGGATGACGAGTAGCTAGCCTGGAGCTGCACTGAGCCCTTTACTTTCTCCAGAGCACGGACTGCatgaacacagaaacaaacatgaagCGAGGTGAGGTGCATTTATGTGGTGTTTCAGGATTTTTAGTAGCTCCAGATGTGTTGGGCCTTTAAAAACCTTCAAATATTGCAGAATACGGCTTATTTACCTTCAAAATCCTGTGTTCACTTACTATGAAGGGTCTGAAATGCTAACCATCAATTCTCATGTATTAAACTGAAATTGTCCTCTTTAATGAGGAAATTGGTCTAAATGAACAAGccgtttcttttcattttccagtGGTAAATGCGGCGCAAGTGgtattttttaacatggttcGTCATCTTGAACACAACTCCTCCACAGCAGATTATGCAACACCAGTGCAAGCCCTGCCTGGGAACTACAGCTATAGGGACAAGACCAGCTAAATGTTGTTAAAAACAGGGAACTGGCACGCAACCTGTCAACATATGTGGGTTTATTTACTTCCTccaaacagcaaaagaaaagcgGTAAATAACAACATACTTAATCCTTAAGATAGGTACAAGATGGAGCCATCAAAAACAGAAGCATTTGTTGTCCCAACTCCCCCTCTAGTAGCCCACTTATTTGCTGTTGCAGGTCAAAGCTCATCTACATAAGTCAACCACATCTGTTGGAGTTCCAACTCTTACCAGCAGGCAGCCAGAAATGTGCCCCAACTAACACTAATGAATCTAAACCTCACGCTGAGCTTCCTCAGCCTGAGAAGCCTGAAATCCAGCAGTAATTACCTTGTTGCTCCAGCAGTGCGTTCTGCCTCTTCAGGTCGTCGATGTCCTGctggtgtgtgtggttttttcgCCTCATGTACTGGATGTATTCTGTGGCTTTGTCTAGGATTTGAGCTCGAGACGCCTGTTTGGTAGACTGCTGTTAGTGACACATGCAAAAAGTGAAGCAATGAAGCAAATATACAGTCCTTCTCACACTTCTTGCACAGTATTTCTTTCTGCTGTCATTCCTGCTGCACCAACCAACTCTGACCA
The sequence above is drawn from the Melanotaenia boesemani isolate fMelBoe1 chromosome 22, fMelBoe1.pri, whole genome shotgun sequence genome and encodes:
- the fntb gene encoding protein farnesyltransferase subunit beta, which encodes MDGLQTPLRCFREHHSAEMFVDDGVETVTSVEQKKVESSIKEVIDVYKQIHSLPQPTLLREQHYHFLKKGLRHLSDAYECLDASRPWLCFWILHSLELLEEQIPAAVASDVCQFLARCQSPTGGFAGGPGQHAHLAPTYAAVNALCIIGTEEAYSVIDREKLLDFLWSVKQPDGSFVMHVGGEVDVRSAYCAASVASLTNIITTKLFEDTTNWILRCQNWEGGLSGVPGLEAHGGYTFCGTAALVILGNEHMLDLKALLRWVVSRQMRFEGGFQGRCNKLVDGCYSFWQAGLLPLLHRALFKEGELELSRQRWMFEQQALQEYILLCCQNPVGGLLDKPGKSRDFYHTCYCLSGLSIAQHFGNMDLHHELVLGKEENRLAPTHPVYNICPEKVAQALQHFLRLPVPDDNRQSGASADTKPTQPAAAAAASPGPQS
- the max gene encoding protein max isoform X8, which translates into the protein MSDNDDIEVDSDADKRAHHNALERKRRDHIKDSFHSLRDSVPALQGEKASRAQILDKATEYIQYMRRKNHTHQQDIDDLKRQNALLEQQVRALEKVKGSVQLQASYSSSDSSLYTNPKGSAVSAFDGGSDSSSESETEEPTNRKKLRVEAS
- the max gene encoding protein max isoform X6, whose protein sequence is MSDNDDIEVDSDADKRAHHNALERKRRDHIKDSFHSLRDSVPALQGEKVGKAQPASRAQILDKATEYIQYMRRKNHTHQQDIDDLKRQNALLEQQVRALEKVKGSVQLQASYSSSDSSLYTNPKGSAVSAFDGGSDSSSESETEEPTNRKKLRVEAS
- the max gene encoding protein max isoform X5 — encoded protein: MSDNDDIEVDSDEESPRYHSVADKRAHHNALERKRRDHIKDSFHSLRDSVPALQGEKASRAQILDKATEYIQYMRRKNHTHQQDIDDLKRQNALLEQQVRALEKVKGSVQLQASYSSSDSSLYTNPKGSAVSAFDGGSDSSSESETEEPTNRKKLRVEAS
- the max gene encoding protein max isoform X1; this encodes MSDNDDIEVDSDEESPRYHSVADKRAHHNALERKRRDHIKDSFHSLRDSVPALQGEKVGKAQPQSTKQASRAQILDKATEYIQYMRRKNHTHQQDIDDLKRQNALLEQQVRALEKVKGSVQLQASYSSSDSSLYTNPKGSAVSAFDGGSDSSSESETEEPTNRKKLRVEAS
- the max gene encoding protein max isoform X7 is translated as MSDNDDIEVDSDADKRAHHNALERKRRDHIKDSFHSLRDSVPALQGEKQSTKQASRAQILDKATEYIQYMRRKNHTHQQDIDDLKRQNALLEQQVRALEKVKGSVQLQASYSSSDSSLYTNPKGSAVSAFDGGSDSSSESETEEPTNRKKLRVEAS
- the max gene encoding protein max isoform X4 — encoded protein: MSDNDDIEVDSDADKRAHHNALERKRRDHIKDSFHSLRDSVPALQGEKVGKAQPQSTKQASRAQILDKATEYIQYMRRKNHTHQQDIDDLKRQNALLEQQVRALEKVKGSVQLQASYSSSDSSLYTNPKGSAVSAFDGGSDSSSESETEEPTNRKKLRVEAS
- the max gene encoding protein max isoform X3; this translates as MSDNDDIEVDSDEESPRYHSVADKRAHHNALERKRRDHIKDSFHSLRDSVPALQGEKQSTKQASRAQILDKATEYIQYMRRKNHTHQQDIDDLKRQNALLEQQVRALEKVKGSVQLQASYSSSDSSLYTNPKGSAVSAFDGGSDSSSESETEEPTNRKKLRVEAS
- the max gene encoding protein max isoform X2, whose amino-acid sequence is MSDNDDIEVDSDEESPRYHSVADKRAHHNALERKRRDHIKDSFHSLRDSVPALQGEKVGKAQPASRAQILDKATEYIQYMRRKNHTHQQDIDDLKRQNALLEQQVRALEKVKGSVQLQASYSSSDSSLYTNPKGSAVSAFDGGSDSSSESETEEPTNRKKLRVEAS